The Campylobacter showae DNA window AATATCTCTCTCGGGTTTCTCTTAAATTTGAAATCAAAAAACTCGGGTTTCTCTTAAATTTGAAATCAAAAAACTCGGTTTTGAAATCAAAAAACTCGGTTTTATATCATTATAACCCCCTAAAATACGGCTCTAGAAGCAACCGACAAATTCAAGACAAATTTACAATAAACAAATTCAGCGCAACAGATTTTTTTACGATTTTTTTGGCTCGAGCGTATTAGAGAATCAAATCGGAACCGGGGCGTGTGTACGTGCTTGTGCTTACGCACTGCGCACCGCCCCCTTACCCCCTGTTTTGCCTTGCTCATGCGCTAAAGCGCCGCAAGGCTACTTCTTTTTAGAGGATATGATATAATTCATTAAAAAACGGAGCGAAAAATGTATGCTATAGCTTTTGATTTAAAGATCGATGACTTAAAAAAGACTTACGGGGAGCCTTATAACCGTGCATATGACGAAATAAGGCAGGAATTGGAAGCTCTGGGGTTTGAGTGGACTCAAGGTAGCGTTTACATGAGCGTAGCCAAGGAAAACACTTTAACGACGGTCTATAAAGCCATTAATCGTTTATCCGGGATCGATTGGTTTAAAAAATCAGTGCGAGATATACGCGCTTTTAAGGTCGAGGACTGGTCAGACTTTACCGACATCGTCAAGGGAAATTAGGTAAATAAGGCTAAAATTTATCTGCTCATTCCCATACCGCTACCGCTACGTTTGCGCTTTTCTCGGTCTTGCTCCTCTTTTTGCTCGAGAATCAGCCGTTTTGCATGCTCGATAAGGTTGCCAATAGTTGATTTAGCTCGCTGGAATAGTTGTTCAACTGCTCTTCTTGCGTCTTGATATAGTTTTCGTATCTCGTCATCTCTTTTTCTAATAGCTCTATATTCTGTCCATTGATTTGTATTTTCTTCGTCAAGTCGTCTATAACGCTCTCGTATTCGTTCTTGATGTTCTGCAGCAGCTCGTTGATTTCTTTTTCGTCTGTCGCTTTCCAGTCGTTTAGCCTCATCGCTAGATCGTTGCTGTAGTCTCGCTCTTGTTTCAACTCTAGGAGCAATTGCTTGACTTGCTGCGTCAATCTCTCGTTTTCTGTTATCAATTCCTCTTCTAATGCCGTCATCATCGCTTAATCCTCGATCGTCTTGATGTGTATGTAAGCCATATTGCCATCCGTTTGCACTTTCTCTTTGGGTATTTCGAGGAAATAATTGGTCGCTTTTTTGCTCTTGGTTCTCTCGACGTATCTCATTTCCTGCGGAATTTGCCACTGCGTTGCCGGGTTTATTTTGTTCCAGGTTATCCATATGCCCGAGCCTGCTCCGATCAGCGCGAATAATATCGCCGTTAGAGCCAAGGTCGTCCATTTGTAGGCGTTGGTCTGCTTGGCTGAGTCTTCTATCTTGCTGAATGTCGATTCTGCTTTTTGCTCGATGCTTTCTAGTTTTGAGTTCAAATTCTCCGATATTGTATTCATCTCGCTTTGATACAAGTTCGTTAATTTGGTCTCGGTATTGTTGAATTTCTGATTGAATATCTCGGTTATGATATTGACGTATTCTTCGGATTGTTTCTGCGCCGCGCTCTTCAAGCTCTCTAGCGTCTTTGAAATCTGCATAAATTCCTCCTTGAAGTCTATTTTTTTTGGTACTACCCGGCAGGATCACAGTGATCGAGTTTTTAGTCTCCCGGCTGATTTGTATATTTTCATCGCGTAGCAGTTCTAACATTTGAGCCCTGCTTTTGATTATTCCAGCTTCTACTAGCTCGTGTAAGGTTTTATCCAAAGCTTCAACGTTTGCGTAGTTTTTAATGTCTTTTTTGCTTGCGCTTATAGTATTTTTTCTGCCAGGATCGTCAGGATCGCTAAAGCCGTATTCGAGATTTACGGCTTTTTTCCAAAGATCGATCCTGGTAAGGTCGGGTTTTGAGTAGAAAAACGGATTAAAGCTCGTTCCCGTGACCAGGTCTATTTTCGGGATGATGAAATTTAGCTCCAGCCTACCGCCTTTGTCTTCGTGCTGCACCCACAAGATATTTACGCGCTCTTTCATAAAGTCGCCTAGTAGCGTGCGTTCAAAGTCAGCCATTATCTCTAGCTTAGTTTGTTCTGATATTCTTGCGGCGCTTTCTTGAAAGCTTAAAACTCCGAAGCATACCTTTTGTTTTTTTGAAATTTGGCTTATGATAGCCCTAGTTTGAGCCTCGTCGCCCTTTAAAATTTTTGCCGTACCCTGCTGTACTCTTTCGTTGAGGACGTAATTAACGCTACCTATACCGCCGCCGCTTTTACTGGGTAGAAATTTGACTATCATCGTTTTTTGCTTTTTTGCTCGTCTTGATGTTTGCTGTTTAGAAGCTTATAGATGCCCCTTAGGGCTTCAAACGACCTTGATATAATACTTAACCCTACCTTGTCAAGACTTTCGCCCTTGTTGAGCCTCGTAGCGATTTGATTGAGGTTATTACCCTGGCGCGATAACTCAAGGATAAGCTCTTTTGTGAGTGGCGTTTTCGTAAGAGATCGCGATAGCATCGAATTTACGGCGTATTTGGTAAAATTTACTCCCCCGTTCTCATCCATTTTTTCTTGAATTTTATTCCACTCCTCCGGCGTAAGACGCATTATTTTTGTGATGGTTCTAGTTTTTCCAGCTCTTTTTTTGCTTTTTGGAAAGCTTTTGTTCTGATCGTCAGTCATTACTCCTGCCTTTAATCCAGCTTAAAATTTCGCTTAAAAA harbors:
- a CDS encoding mobilization protein, which gives rise to MIVKFLPSKSGGGIGSVNYVLNERVQQGTAKILKGDEAQTRAIISQISKKQKVCFGVLSFQESAARISEQTKLEIMADFERTLLGDFMKERVNILWVQHEDKGGRLELNFIIPKIDLVTGTSFNPFFYSKPDLTRIDLWKKAVNLEYGFSDPDDPGRKNTISASKKDIKNYANVEALDKTLHELVEAGIIKSRAQMLELLRDENIQISRETKNSITVILPGSTKKNRLQGGIYADFKDARELEERGAETIRRIRQYHNRDIQSEIQQYRDQINELVSKRDEYNIGEFELKTRKHRAKSRIDIQQDRRLSQADQRLQMDDLGSNGDIIRADRSRLGHMDNLEQNKPGNAVANSAGNEIRRENQEQKSDQLFPRNTQRESANGWQYGLHTHQDDRGLSDDDGIRRGIDNRKREIDAASQAIAPRVETRARLQQRSSDEAKRLESDRRKRNQRAAAEHQERIRERYRRLDEENTNQWTEYRAIRKRDDEIRKLYQDARRAVEQLFQRAKSTIGNLIEHAKRLILEQKEEQDREKRKRSGSGMGMSR
- a CDS encoding plasmid mobilization protein, giving the protein MTDDQNKSFPKSKKRAGKTRTITKIMRLTPEEWNKIQEKMDENGGVNFTKYAVNSMLSRSLTKTPLTKELILELSRQGNNLNQIATRLNKGESLDKVGLSIISRSFEALRGIYKLLNSKHQDEQKSKKR
- a CDS encoding virulence associated protein VapD; translation: MYAIAFDLKIDDLKKTYGEPYNRAYDEIRQELEALGFEWTQGSVYMSVAKENTLTTVYKAINRLSGIDWFKKSVRDIRAFKVEDWSDFTDIVKGN